From Bacillus sp. Marseille-P3661:
TTTTCTTCCACATAGAAATGTTCCGGTAATCGATCATCTGCTGGTGAGAATCCACAAGCTCTGTTAAATTCAAGTTCTTTTTGAAGGGTATCCTTCGCTAATTGAACGATTTCTTCAGCTGTAAATTCAACTCCTAAATAAGAAGAAGAAAGCTCCGCTAACATCTCGAATTTTCCAGCTACTGCAGAAGCTGCGAAATAGCAAATACCCATCATGTCATAAATCATATTGTTAACCTGTGCATTTTTAGAAGATTCTACTTGGCCTTCTCTTTTCTTATGATCTACTTGCGTTCGAATTGTTTGTCCTGCAGTATGGTCAGCACCCATTGGGCTAGTTGCATAGGTTACACCTAATCCTTTAATAGCACGTGGATCATAGGCAGCCATTGTCTGTCCTTTGACCGCCGGGATATGAGTGACTCCGTAAATTTTACCAACCGTGGTTGCACCACTCCCGATAATTCGACCAGCAGGGCTACCTTTTCCAAGTTCTAGAAGAAGGTTATAAGCACCTTCGAAATCCCCAAACTCTAAAACACCAGCTTGCATCGCTACCCCAAGAGCACCACCGGTTTCAATGGTATCAATTCCAAACTCATTACATAATAAGTTTAATTTTACGATTTGGTCTAAATCACCAATACCAAGGTTAGAGCCTAATAGTCCGATATTTTCATATTCTATTGGGGATGTTACCATTTTTCCATCTTTATCTGCATAAATATTAGAGCAACGGATCATACATCCCGGCATACAGGCATGTGTAGTACTTCCTTCACCACCACGCTCTAAAATTGTTTCTCGCATTGTTTCGCCACTTATATTTTCATGCTTTTCAAAGCTGCCCTCCGAGAAGTTACGTGTAGGTAATGCGCCAAGTGCATTAGTCGTTTTTACAAGTGCCGCTGTACCTAATTCTGGGAAGGTTTGTCCTGTTCCAGGCGTTTCCCGTAATGCCATGATATATTCTTTATTAACTTTATTATAGCGTTGACGATCCATTGGTCTGTTTTTTTCCGCCCCTTTTGCATCAAAAACAACAGCTTTAATACCTTTTGAACCGGCTACAGCACCTAAGCCACCTCGACCATAGAAACGAGTAGGATTGTTATCCTTATCTGGATTTGTTACAGCGGCAGTTAACATTTTCATTTCACCGGATACCCCGATTAGATAAAAGCTAACGTCTTTCTTTCCATACTTCTCATAAAGGATATCAGAGGATTCACTAATCTTTTTCCCAACGATATCAGCAGCAT
This genomic window contains:
- a CDS encoding aldehyde ferredoxin oxidoreductase C-terminal domain-containing protein; amino-acid sequence: MKILRINMTELSYKYEEIPKEQLLLGGRAMTSSIIAKEVPPNAHPLGPNNKLVLSNGILTGSMASSAERSSLGGKSPLTGGIKESNAGGTAGLYMGKLGLRAIIFEGKYDEFQTIHISEKGVKFENAADIVGKKISESSDILYEKYGKKDVSFYLIGVSGEMKMLTAAVTNPDKDNNPTRFYGRGGLGAVAGSKGIKAVVFDAKGAEKNRPMDRQRYNKVNKEYIMALRETPGTGQTFPELGTAALVKTTNALGALPTRNFSEGSFEKHENISGETMRETILERGGEGSTTHACMPGCMIRCSNIYADKDGKMVTSPIEYENIGLLGSNLGIGDLDQIVKLNLLCNEFGIDTIETGGALGVAMQAGVLEFGDFEGAYNLLLELGKGSPAGRIIGSGATTVGKIYGVTHIPAVKGQTMAAYDPRAIKGLGVTYATSPMGADHTAGQTIRTQVDHKKREGQVESSKNAQVNNMIYDMMGICYFAASAVAGKFEMLAELSSSYLGVEFTAEEIVQLAKDTLQKELEFNRACGFSPADDRLPEHFYVEENKASKTVFDLTDDELDSIGVASLEKVRV